The Atribacter laminatus genome contains the following window.
TATTAACTTTAATTTTTCGCGATTTTGCTTCTTGGTACAAAAGTTCGTTGTTTATCATGCTTTCCAAGGTGAGTCTTTTAAGATAATTAATTCCCTGTTCGTCTAGTTCATTTAGGTACCGGTTGTCAAACTGAGAAATAAAATTTCGAAATTGATTTTCAAGGTCATAAATTGTTATAACGGTATTGTTAACCGTTGCAGCTGATGCGGCACCTTGTGAAGGGCTCTGAGATCGACGAGTGAAAGTGCCATAAAAAATGGTAAAAACAAAGGCAACCACAATGATTATTATGATAACATCAAGATTTTTGCGAAGTCCTCTCAGCATATATTCTCCCACCTCTGAGACAATTATTGTTATTTTTGGTAAAATACTACTCCAGTTAATCTTTTATGTCAATTTTCGCAAAATTCTCTCAATAGTCCAGCGTGAACACGACGAACTGATAGAGGATTGAATAGAAGACTTTTAAAAAAGGGGAGGTATTAAAAAATGGACTTGGATAGTCGAATGATCCAGAGAATCTTGCCCCATCGTTTTCCGTTTTTATTGGTAGATAGAGTTACTATTGAAGAAATGACAGCCGTTGGAATTAAAAACGTGACAATTAATGAATGGTTTTTTCAAGGTCATTTTCCGGGATTACCAACCATGCCAGGTGTGCTCATCATCGAAGCTATGGCTCAGGTCGGTGCCACAATGATGATGAATTTGGATGAATATCATGATTGTGTTCCTTACTTTACTACAATTGATCGGGTGAAAATTCGAAAACCAGTTGTCCCGGGGGACCAATTAATTATTAAGGTCGAGCTTCTCAAGATTCGTAAAAGAATGGGAAAATTAAATTGTGTTGCCAAGGTCAACGAATCAATAGTCGCTGAGGGAGAAATCGGTTTTTCGCTCGTTGAAAAGAAGGAGGAAGAGATTTGAAAAATCAACCAGTGAGAATACTAGGAGTGGGAGCAAGCGTTCCTCAAAAAGTCATAACCAATTTTGATTTAGAAAAAATGGTTGATACCAGTGATGAATGGATCGTCAGTCGAAGTGGCATACGAGAGCGAAGAATTGCTTCAGAAAGCGAAACCACATCTACACTGGCAATTGAAGCGGCACGAATAGCTCTGAAAAAATCTGGTGTGGAATCGTCAGACCTTGATTTGATTATCGTAGCTACCGTCACTCCCGATATGCTATTTCCAGCGACAGCTTGTATTCTCCAACGTGAATTGGGAGCAGAAAATGCTGCCTGCTTTGACCTCGAAGCCGGTTGCACTAGTTTTGTCTATGCTCTTTCTATGGCAGAAAAGTATCTTTCCGCCGGGGGTGGAAATTTCGCTTTAGTGGTTGGAGCTGAAACTTTATCGAAAGTTTTAGACTGGAAAGATAGAGCAACCTGTGTGCTATTCGGTGATGGAGCCGGAGCAGCTGTGTTAGGTCTGGGAGAAAAACTGGGTATTATTTCGACTCATTTAGGCGCTGATGGAGGAGGAGCTAACTATATTGAAGTTCCAGCTGGTATTTCCCGTATGCCAGCCTCAATAGATACAGTTCAAAATCGACTCCATTACATAAAAATGGCAGGAAATGAAGTCTTTAAATTTGCCGTAAAAATTATGGAAGAAGCTTCGCTGAAAGTTTTAGAAAAGGGGAAGATAAAGATTGAAGATGTCAATTTATTTATACCCCACCAGGCTAATATACGAATCATCAAATCAGCTGCGAAACGTCTTGGCATTATCGAAGATCGTATCTTTGTAAACATTCATAAATACGCAAATACTTCCTCTGCATCAATACCTTTAGCACTCTTTGAAGCAGTTCAAGAAAATCGTATCCAGGAAGGAGACATTATATTGCTGGTTGGTTTTGGTGCAGGCTTGACATGGGGTTCAGCTCTTATTCGATGGTAAGGGAGGTTTCAACTTTGGATAGAAGAGTCTTGATAACCGGAATTGGGGTGGTTAGCCCAATCGGTATTGGAAAAGAAAATTTTTGGCAAGCCCTTATAAATGGACAATCGGGAATTGATACTATTACCAGATTTGATGCTAATCTGTATGATAGCCAAATAGCGGGAGAAGTAAAAGACTTTAATTGTGATGAATATTTACCTCGCAAAGATGCTCGCAGGATGGATCGTTTTTCCCAATTTGCCGTCAGCGCTTCCATCATGGCTTTTCAGGATTCACAGATAAAATTAGATAAGCTCAATCATGAGCGTTCGGGTGTTATATTGGGTTCGGGTATAGGAGGGATTTTTACTTTTGAAGAACAACATGAAGTGTTGATGAATCGTGGTCCCCAAAAAGTCAGCCCTTTTTTTATTCCGATGATGATTGTTAATATGGGAGCGGGAAACGTAGCCATACAGTTGGGCTTAAAAGGTCCCAATAGTTGCGTTTCAACTGCCTGCGAGTCATCTACTCATGCGATTGGAGAAGCCTTCCGGATCCTACAGCGAGGTGATGCTGACTTAATGGTGGCGGTTGGTTCGGAAGCATCAATTACACCTCTTGCCTTAGCCGGTTTTTGTTCGATGAAAGCCCTTTCTACCTATAATCAAGAACCAAAAAAAGCTTCACGACCTTTTGATAAAAATCGGGATGGTTTTGTTATGGCCGAGGGGGCAGCAGCGTTGATTTTAGAAACAAAAGAATCAGCAGAACGAAGAGGTGCTCCGATATATGCTGAGTTGAAAGGGTATGGTGCTAGTTGTGATGCATACCACATAACTGCACCCGATCCAGAAGGTGAAGGAGCGACTCGTTCTATGCTTTATGCAATTCATGACGCCGGACTTCAGATTGACGATATCGATTATATCAATGCTCATGGAACATCAACACCGTTAAATGATAAGATGGAATCGTTGGCAATTAAAAAGGTATTTGCCGAAAGAGCGTACCAATTAAAAATTAGTTCAACCAAATCTATGACTGGTCATCTTTTAGGGGCTGCTGGAGCTA
Protein-coding sequences here:
- the fabF gene encoding beta-ketoacyl-ACP synthase II, translated to MDRRVLITGIGVVSPIGIGKENFWQALINGQSGIDTITRFDANLYDSQIAGEVKDFNCDEYLPRKDARRMDRFSQFAVSASIMAFQDSQIKLDKLNHERSGVILGSGIGGIFTFEEQHEVLMNRGPQKVSPFFIPMMIVNMGAGNVAIQLGLKGPNSCVSTACESSTHAIGEAFRILQRGDADLMVAVGSEASITPLALAGFCSMKALSTYNQEPKKASRPFDKNRDGFVMAEGAAALILETKESAERRGAPIYAELKGYGASCDAYHITAPDPEGEGATRSMLYAIHDAGLQIDDIDYINAHGTSTPLNDKMESLAIKKVFAERAYQLKISSTKSMTGHLLGAAGAMEAAATVLGIYHHIVHPTINLEEADEDCDLNYVPKKAQKMEIRNAISNSFGFGGHNGSLIFGQFKE
- a CDS encoding beta-ketoacyl-ACP synthase III; this translates as MKNQPVRILGVGASVPQKVITNFDLEKMVDTSDEWIVSRSGIRERRIASESETTSTLAIEAARIALKKSGVESSDLDLIIVATVTPDMLFPATACILQRELGAENAACFDLEAGCTSFVYALSMAEKYLSAGGGNFALVVGAETLSKVLDWKDRATCVLFGDGAGAAVLGLGEKLGIISTHLGADGGGANYIEVPAGISRMPASIDTVQNRLHYIKMAGNEVFKFAVKIMEEASLKVLEKGKIKIEDVNLFIPHQANIRIIKSAAKRLGIIEDRIFVNIHKYANTSSASIPLALFEAVQENRIQEGDIILLVGFGAGLTWGSALIRW
- the fabZ gene encoding 3-hydroxyacyl-ACP dehydratase FabZ is translated as MDLDSRMIQRILPHRFPFLLVDRVTIEEMTAVGIKNVTINEWFFQGHFPGLPTMPGVLIIEAMAQVGATMMMNLDEYHDCVPYFTTIDRVKIRKPVVPGDQLIIKVELLKIRKRMGKLNCVAKVNESIVAEGEIGFSLVEKKEEEI